From one Cupriavidus sp. P-10 genomic stretch:
- a CDS encoding IclR family transcriptional regulator — MNLPVEQFIAERRREDPSFGGLLAKGFALLRCFIDEPRPLGNGELAQRLQLPRATVSRICRTLFELGYLDWDPKLDKYFVSAQVLALGYPYLAGLQVRHVARPLMQALADRIEGAASMGVAHRLDVTYLQSCTHNEGTPARPGTGAVRSVLSTAMGRAYLCTLSKAEFEGLMVAAREERPEEYAAFYDTLCHNVAHYPKRGFALNEGDAGIGVYGVGVYSRIRYLNRPLLFNCAVPGSQVKRGMMEKKVAPLLMEMVRSIEAATGLRQ, encoded by the coding sequence ATGAACCTGCCAGTCGAACAATTCATCGCCGAACGCCGCCGCGAGGACCCGTCCTTCGGCGGCCTGCTGGCCAAGGGCTTCGCGCTGCTGCGCTGCTTTATCGACGAGCCGCGCCCGCTCGGCAACGGCGAGCTGGCGCAGCGGCTGCAGCTGCCGCGCGCGACCGTCTCGCGCATCTGCCGCACGCTGTTCGAGCTGGGCTACCTCGACTGGGATCCCAAGCTCGACAAGTACTTCGTCAGCGCCCAGGTGCTGGCGCTCGGCTACCCGTACCTGGCCGGGCTGCAGGTGCGCCACGTGGCCCGGCCGCTGATGCAGGCACTGGCGGACCGTATCGAGGGCGCTGCGTCGATGGGCGTGGCGCACCGGCTCGACGTGACCTACCTGCAGTCCTGCACCCACAACGAGGGCACCCCGGCGCGGCCGGGAACGGGCGCCGTGCGCTCGGTGCTGAGCACGGCCATGGGCCGGGCTTACCTGTGCACCTTGTCGAAGGCGGAGTTCGAAGGCCTGATGGTGGCCGCCCGCGAGGAGCGGCCCGAGGAATACGCGGCGTTCTACGACACGCTGTGCCACAACGTGGCGCACTACCCCAAGCGCGGCTTCGCGCTCAACGAGGGCGATGCCGGCATCGGCGTGTACGGCGTGGGCGTCTATTCGCGCATCCGGTACCTGAACCGCCCGCTGCTGTTCAACTGCGCCGTGCCCGGCTCGCAGGTGAAGCGCGGAATGATGGAAAAGAAGGTGGCGCCGCTGCTGATGGAGATGGTCCGTTCCATCGAGGCCGCCACCGGCCTGCGGCAATAG
- a CDS encoding Bug family tripartite tricarboxylate transporter substrate binding protein: MKNRTLARRRRALLITAAALSLLPFGASADDAYPARPVRLVVAYPAGGLTDTLARALAEGLGKRLGQTIVVENKGGAGGIIGTDQAAKAAPDGYTLLLTIPGPVTSNLALYKKLPYDPRTDLRPISDIATARTVLAVNAGVPVKTVAELIDYAKKEPGKLRMGSWGPGTQPHTIQTYMGKKYGVDILHVPYRGEGPMVTDLLAGQVNVTVGSVTALQQHFAGGKLRPIAVTGPRRARSLPDVPTFAEAGFPDDAYRLTGPITLMAPARTPQPIIDRLGREASALVKSPAFARRVEDMGAEPIGNTPSEAASAYTAYLPVVLKLTADTGVTLD; encoded by the coding sequence ATGAAGAACCGCACCCTGGCCCGCCGGCGGCGTGCCTTGCTGATCACAGCCGCGGCGCTGAGCCTGTTGCCGTTTGGCGCAAGCGCCGATGATGCTTACCCAGCCAGGCCCGTGCGCCTGGTGGTGGCGTACCCCGCAGGCGGCCTGACCGACACGCTGGCTCGCGCGCTGGCGGAAGGTCTCGGCAAGCGGCTGGGCCAGACCATCGTGGTCGAGAACAAGGGCGGCGCGGGCGGCATCATCGGCACCGACCAGGCAGCCAAGGCGGCGCCCGACGGCTACACCCTGCTGCTGACCATCCCCGGCCCGGTCACCTCGAACCTGGCGCTGTACAAGAAGCTTCCCTACGATCCGCGCACCGACCTGCGCCCGATTTCGGACATCGCCACCGCGCGCACCGTGCTGGCGGTCAACGCCGGCGTGCCGGTCAAGACCGTTGCCGAACTGATCGACTACGCGAAGAAGGAACCCGGCAAGCTGCGCATGGGCTCGTGGGGACCGGGCACCCAGCCGCATACCATCCAGACCTACATGGGCAAGAAGTATGGCGTCGACATCCTGCACGTGCCGTACCGCGGCGAAGGACCGATGGTGACGGACCTGCTGGCCGGCCAGGTCAATGTGACCGTCGGCTCGGTCACCGCGCTGCAGCAACACTTCGCCGGCGGCAAGCTGCGGCCGATCGCGGTGACCGGACCGCGCCGCGCCAGGTCGCTGCCCGACGTGCCCACCTTTGCCGAGGCGGGCTTTCCCGATGACGCCTACCGGCTGACCGGGCCGATCACGCTGATGGCCCCGGCCAGGACGCCCCAGCCCATCATCGACCGCCTCGGCCGCGAGGCCAGCGCGCTGGTGAAAAGCCCGGCCTTCGCCAGGCGCGTCGAGGACATGGGCGCCGAGCCCATCGGCAACACCCCGTCGGAGGCAGCCAGCGCCTACACAGCCTACCTGCCGGTGGTGCTGAAGCTGACCGCCGACACCGGGGTCACGCTGGACTGA